A portion of the Oncorhynchus gorbuscha isolate QuinsamMale2020 ecotype Even-year linkage group LG07, OgorEven_v1.0, whole genome shotgun sequence genome contains these proteins:
- the ankrd2 gene encoding ankyrin repeat domain-containing protein 2 isoform X2: MKWDTPEQEEPGCEPTNHNVESIQPEERERNSFSEGKIVDQGGPESIKEICRRRKLKKSGSSSKVAMDIPVLGPVDTFDFMKAATQGKLKVVEKYLEDGGDPNFSDELRRTALHFASIEGHSTIIQKLLEKGANINSKDRLESRAVHWACRGGSLAVIGVLQKHGADLNIRDKLMASPLHVATRTGHSDVVGHLLNSGAKINARDREGDTPLHDAVRLGRYKILKLLIVGGADTRLKNHEGFTAVEQVKEWQFDTKETLEKLDQLREVGLVPPLLPNLPDHQITLQP, from the exons ccagaggagagagagaggaattcatTTTCAGAGGGGAAGATAGTTGATCAGGGAGGACCAGAGAGCATCAAGGAGATCTGCCGGAGGAGGAAGTTGAAGAAGTCAGGGTCCTCATCCAAGGTGGCCATGGACATACCTGTG TTAGGACCTGTAGACACTTTTGACTTCATGAAGGCAGCGACTCAGGGTAAACTCAAAGTGGTGGAGAAATACCTGGAAGATGGAGGAGACCCCAATTTCAGTGATGAG TTAAGGAGGACGGCACTGCACTTTGCTTCCATCGAGGGACACTCTACCATCATCCAGAAGCTTCTAGAGAAAGGAGCTAACATCAATTCTAAAGACCGG CTGGAGTCCAGAGCTGTTCACTgggcctgtagaggaggaagcCTAGCTGTGATCGGGGTCCTCCAGAAACATGGAGCAGACCTCAACATCAGGGACAAG CTGATGGCCAGCCCTCTCCATGTGGCCACCAGGACAGGCCATTCTGATGTAGTGGGACACCTGCTGAACAGTGGAGCCAAAATCAATGCCAGAGACAGG GAGGGGGACACTCCTCTGCATGATGCTGTGCGTCTGGGCAGATATAAGATACTCAAGCTGCTCATTGTTGGAGGGGCTGATACAAGGCTCAAAAACCAT gaGGGATTTACAGCAGTGGAGCAGGTGAAAGAGTGGCAGTTTGACACCAAGGAGACTCTGGAGAAACTGGACCAGCTGAGGGAGGTGGGTCTGGTACCCCCACTGTTACCTAACTTACCAGACCACCAAATCACCCTTCAGCCCTAA